Within the Herbaspirillum sp. RTI4 genome, the region GCAGGAGAGATCGCCCACGCGGGCGGCGCCGAAGGGGAATCGCCCCGAAAACTCTCAGGCAAAAGGACTACTGCATTGACAAGCTCTCTGGAGAGAAGGCACCGGACAACACCGGCCGCCTCGCCGAAGGAGGTGAAACGACTGACCTGATCCGAAACGATCCCTGGCCAATCCGCTCGCCACACTATCTCAGGCAAAAGAACAGAGGGGGCGCCACCGGCCGTGATGGTCAGGCGCACCCGCGTTCCGAAAGCCCCCGCTTTCGCCCGCCCGTTTCCTGATCTGATAACGGCTTTTTTCAGCCCCACATTCAGCCCCAGGAAACCGCATGAACCAGCTCAAATTTACCGCCTCCCACGAATGGCTGCGTCAGGAAACAGACGGCAGCATCACCATCGGCATCACTGATTTTGCGCAAAGCGAACTGGGCGGCATCGTCTTCGTCCAGTTGCCCGCTGTCGGCGACACCCTGGCGCAAGGCGCAGAAGCGGCCGTCATCGAATCGGTGAAAGTCGCCGGCGAAATCAACATGCCGCTGGCCGGCACCGTACTCACCGTCAACGCCGCACTGGAAGCCGATCCCTCCATCGTCAACGACTCGCCGCAGGACGCCGGCTGGTTTTTCACCTTCAAACCGGACAACCCCGCCGCGCTCGATGCCCTGCTGGACGACGCGGCGTACCAACAATTAATCAGCAACCATTCTTGAGCCGGAGCCGCCCATGTCCACCCGCCCCGCTTTCGACACCCTGACCCAATCCGCCCAGTTCCAACGCCGTCACATCGGCCCCGACGCAGCACAGCAGCAAGCCATGCTGGCCGCGCTTGGCGTCGACACACTCGCTACCCTGATCGATCAGGTGGTACCGGACAGCATCCGCCAGCGCGCCCCACTGAATCTGCCGGCCAGCTGCACCGAATCAGAAGCACTGGAAACACTGGGCCGCATCGCCCGCCGCAATCAGGTCTGCAAGTCTTACATCGGCATGGGCTATTACGACACCTTCACCCCGCCCGTCATCCTGCGCAACGTCCTGGAAAACCCCGCCTGGTACACCGCCTACACGCCCTACCAGCCAGAAATTTCGCAAGGCCGGCTGGAAGCCTTGCTCAATTTTCAAACCATGGTCTGCGATCTGACCGGCATGCACATCGCCAACGCCTCCATGCTCGATGAAGCCAGCGCTGCCGCCGAAGCCATGAGCTTTTGCCACCGCCTGTCCAAGAGCAAAAGCGAAGTCTTTTTCGTCGCCAGCGATTGCCATCCGCAAACCATCGAAGTCGTCCGCACCCGCGCCGCACCGCTGGGCATTGAAGTCGTCACCGGCGACCCGCGCAGCGATCTGGCCGCGCTGTCCGTCTTCGGCGTACTGCTGCAATATCCCGGCACCTATGGCGATATCGTCGATTACCGCAGCGTCATAGCCGCCGCCCATGCCAGCGGCGCACTGGTCGTCGTCGCCGCCGATTTGCTGGCGCTGACATTGCTGACGCCGCCCGGCGAATTCGGCGCTGATGTCGCCATCGGCACCACCCAGCGCTTCGGTGTACAGATGGGTTTCGGCGGCCCGCACGCCGCCTACTTCGCCACCCGACTGGAAAACCAGCGCACGCTGCCCGGACGGCTGGTCGGCGTCTCAATCGACAGCCACGGTCAGCCCGCGCTGCGTCTGGCCATGCAAACCCGCGAGCAGCATATCCGCCGCGAAAAAGCCACCAGCAACATCTGCACCGCCCAAGTTCTGCTGGCCGTCATGGCCGGCTTGTATGCCACCTATCACGGCGCAGAGGGCCTGAGCATCATCGCCCGCCGCGTCCACCGTCTGACCGCCACTTTCGCCGCTGGACTCAGCGAATTCGGCTACGCCATCAGCACGCCCCATTTTTTCGACACCGTGACCATCGATAGCGGCGCGCGCACGACCGAACTGCACGCCTTGACACACATCGCCGGCATCAACCTGCGCATCATCGATGACGGCCGAATCGGTGTCTCGTTCGATGAAACCACCCGCGTCGAAGACGTCGAAGCCTTGTGGAATGTATTCGCCTTCGGCAAACCGGCACTGTCCTTCAGCGCCCTGGAATCGCGTACTGCCGACGCTCTGCCCGATGCGCTGCTGCGCAAGAGCGATTTCCTGACGCATCCGGTTTTCAGCCAATACCGTTCGGAAACCGAAATGCTGCGCTACCTGCGTCGCTTGGCCGACAAAGATCTGGCGCTGGATCGCACCATGATCCCGCTGGGCAGCTGCACCATGAAACTCAACGCCACCACCGAAATGATCCCGGTGACCTGGAAAGAATTCGGCGGACTGCATCCCTTCGCCCCAGCCAGCCAGACCGAAGGCTATCGCGAACTGACCGACGAACTCGAACAGATGCTGTGCGAAATCACCGGCTACGACGCCGTCTCGCTGCAACCGAACGCCGGTTCGCAAGGCGAATACGCCGGTCTGCTGGCCATCCGCGCCTACCATGCCAGCCGCAACGACCATGCACGCAGCATCTGCCTGATTCCCTCCTCCGCGCACGGCACTAATCCGGCCAGCGCGCACATGGCTGGCATGCAAGTGGTGGTGGTGGCCTGCGACAAAGACGGCAACATTGATGTTGCCGATCTGACCGCCAAGGCCGAACTGCACAGTGCCGCACTGGCCGCAATCATGATCACCTACCCCTCCACCCACGGCGTATTCGAGTCCCGGGTCGGCGAAATCTGCGATATCGTCCATGCGCACGGCGGGCAGGTCTACATCGACGGTGCCAACATGAATGCGCTAGTCGGACTGGCGCAGCCGGGCGTATTCGGCGGCGATGTCTCGCATCTGAATCTGCATAAAACCTTTTGTATCCCACACGGCGGCGGCGGCCCCGGCGTCGGTCCTATCGGCGTCAAAGCGCATCTGGCAGCGTTTCTGCCCGGCAACCGCACCGGCAAACTGGACGGCATCGGTGCCGTATGCGCCGCGCCTTACGGCAGCGCCAGCATCCTGCCCATCACCTGGACTTACCTCCGCCTGATGGGGCCAGACGGCGTGCGGCGCGCGACCGAAATGGCCATCCTCAACGCCAATTACATCGCCGCCCGCCTGTCGCCGCACTATCCGATTCTGTATAGCGGCCCCAAGGGACGCGTTGCGCACGAATGCATCATCGACTTGCGCCCGCTCAAGGAAAGCTCCGGCATCAGCGTCGACGATGTGGCCAAGCGCCTGATTGACTTCGGCTTCCACGCTCCCACCATGAGTTTCCCGGTGGCTGGCACGCTGATGATTGAACCGACCGAATCGGAATCCAAAGTCGAACTCGACCGCTTCATCGACGCCATGATTGCCATCCGCAAGGAAATCAGCGACGTCGAACAAGGCCGCAGCCACGCCACCGACAATCCGCTGCGGCACGCCCCGCACACGGCGGCGGCGCTGGTCGGCGAATGGACGCATGGCTACAGTCGCGAGCAAGCGGTCTATCCACGCGGATTGGCGCACGACCATCTGTCCAAATACTGGCCGCCGGTAGGCCGTATCGACAACGTTTACGGCGACCGCAACCTGGTCTGCTCCTGCCCGCCGCTCTCCGACTACGAAGATGGCAAGCAATAAGCTGATTTAAGGATCAAGCCCTCATGGCCATCAGCGTATTCGACCTCTTCAAAATCGGCATCGGCCCTTCCAGTTCACACACGGTCGGGCCGATGCGTGCCGCCGCGCTTTTCGTCAACGGGCTGGCGACACATCAATTGCTGGAACAGGTTGCCGCCATCAAGTCCGAACTGTTCGGCTCGCTCGGCGCGACCGGGCGCGGTCACGGTACGGATAGCGCGGTTTTGCTGGGACTGGAAGGCGAACAGCCGGACAGCATCGCCATCGACACCGTTACCCCACGGGTAGCCGCCATCCGTGCCGACGGTCTGCTGCACCTGCTTGGCCGCCACCCCATCGTCTTTCGTGAAAAGGAGCATCTGCTGTTTTACCGCCGCGAAACCCTGGCCTTCCATTCCAACGGCATGCGCTTTACCGCCACCGGAAACGACGGTGCAGTGCTGGCCTGCAAAACCTATTACTCGGTCGGCGGCGGCTTTGTGGTCGATGAACAGGCAGTCGGCAAACAGCGCATCGCAGCGGAAACCAGCGTCTTGCCTCACCCCTTCCATTCGGGCGATGAGTTGCTCGCCCTGTGCCACGAACGGGGCTGTTCGATCAGCCAACTGATGCTGGACAACGAACAAGTCTGGCGCGACGAAGCCACCATCCGGCGCGAGTTGCTGCACATCTGGGAAGTCATGCAGCAATGTGTGCAGCGCGGCGCGCAACAGGAAGGCATCTTGCCCGGCGGTTTGCACGTCAAACGCCGCGCCGCCGCCTTGTATCGCAAACTCTGCGCGCTGCCCTCGGACAGCCTGGCCGATCCATTGGCGACGCTGGACTGGATCGGTTTTTACGCCCTCGCCGTCAACGAAGAAAACGCCAGCGGCGGCCGGGTCGTTACCGCGCCGACCAACGGTGCCGCCGGCATCATTCCTGCCGTGCTGCATTACTACCTGCGCTTCATCCCGGGTGCCAACGAGGACGGCGTAGTGCGTTTCCTCCTGACCGCCGCCGCCATCGGTCTGTTGTACAAGGAAAACGCCTCGATCTCCGGCGCTGAAGTCGGCTGTCAGGGCGAAGTCGGCGTTGCCTGCTCGATGGCGGCGGCCGGGCTGGCCGAAGTCCTCGGCGGCAGCGTGGCGCAAGTGGAAAACGCTGCCGAAATCGGCATGGAACACAATCTCGGCCTGACCTGCGACCCCATCGGCGGGTTAGTGCAGGTGCCGTGCATAGAACGTAATGCCATGGGCGCGGTCAAGGCAGTTAACGCCGCCCGCATGGCGCTCAATGGCGATGGCCATCATCATGTTTCCCTCGACAAAGTCATTCGCACCATGCGCCAGACCGGCGCTGACATGAAGACCAAATACAAGGAAACTTCTCGCGGCGGACTCGCCGTCAACATCATCGAATGTTAATCAAGGACTACACCACCATGACAACTACCCCGACACCCGCACAAACGCTGCGTCGCACGCCGCTTTACCGCCTGCATCTGGAACTGGGCGGCAAGATGGTCCCTTTCGCCGGCTATGAAATGCCGGTGTACTACCCGTTAGGGATTTTGAAAGAACACATTCACACAAGGGCAAAGGCCGGTCTGTTCGATGTATCTCACATGGGGCAGGTCAGACTCAGCGGCGCGGATGCCTCCGCCGCGCTGGAAACACTGGCACCGATCGACATCATCGACCTGCCCACCGGCATGCAACGCTACGCGCTGTTCACCGCCGAAGACGGCGGCATCCTTGACGATCTGATGGTGGCCCGTCTGGCGCACGATGAATTGTTCGTGGTCGTCAACGCCGCCTGCAAAGAACAAGACATCGCCCACATGAAGCTCAATCTTGCCAGCCGCTGTCAGGTGCAGGAGCTGACAGACCATGCCCTGCTGGCGCTGCAAGGCCCCGCCGCCGCCGCCGTGCTGGCGCGCCTGCATCCTGGCGTCGCTGATCTCAAATTCATGCAGATTAGTCGTTTCGATCTGGACGGCGTGCGTTGCGTCATCAGCCGCTCCGGCTATACCGGCGAAGACGGCTATGAAATTTCGGTTCCCTCGGCCGATGCGGAAGCGCTGGCACGTCGCCTGCTCACGGAACCGGAAGTCGAAGCCATCGGCCTGGGCGCACGCGATTCTCTGCGACTGGAAGCCGGGCTGTGTCTGTACAGCCATGACATCGATACCGACACCACGCCGATTGAAGGCAGCCTGCTATGGGCCATCTCCCGAGTGCGTCGTCCGGGCGGCGCGCGCGCCGGCGGCTATCCGGGGGACGCCATCATCGCCCGCCAGATCGCCGAGGGCGTCGAGCGCAAGCGCATCGGCTTTATCGTCAAGGAAAAAATGCCGGTCCGGGAAGGCAGCGCGATTACCGATCTCGAAGGCAACGTCATCGGCAAAGTCACCAGCGGCACCTTTGGCCCCTCCTACGGCGGCCCGCTCGGCCTTGGCTATGTCACCACGGCGCACGCCGTACCCGGTACCGCCTTGTTTGCACTGGTACGCGGCAAGCGGGTCGCCATCGAAATCAGTCTGCCGCCGTTTGTGCCGCAACACTATCACCGGGGTTAAGCGCATGAATGCACCGCTTCCGAACAAAGCCGTGGCCGGCGTCAAACTCAGCGCCGCCGAAAAAGTCGCGCGCATCCCGGTCAAAATCACCCCGACTGCACGTCAGGACATGCTGCGCAAACCGTCCTGGATACGCGCTGCCTTTCCCGGCAACCCGGAGGTGCTGGCGCTGAAAAAAACGCTGCGTGAGCATCAGCTCGTGACGGTATGCGAAGAAGCGCGCTGTCCCAACATCGGCGAATGTTTTAGCCACGGCACCGCCACGTTCATGATCATGGGCGAGCTCTGCACCCGCCGCTGCCCGTTTTGCGACGTCGGCCACGGCCGCCCGCTTCCTCTGGATGCGGGAGAACCGCAACGACTGGCCGATACCATCGCTGCCATGCAATTGAAATACGTGGTGATTACCTCGGTCGACCGCGATGACTTGCGCGACGGCGGCGCAGGGCATTTCGCCGCCTGCATCGAGGCGGCAAGGCAAAGCAGCCCGGGGATTCGCGTCGAAATATTAGTGCCGGATTTTCGCGGTCGCCTGTCGCTGGCGCTGACGACCCTCGGCACTGCGCCGCCGGATGTGTTCAACCACAACATGGAAACGGTGCCGCGCCTCTACCTGGAAGCCAGACCGGGTGCCGATTATCAGAATTCGCTGACGCTGCTGGCCGATTTCAAACGCGCCTGGCCGCAAGTGCCGACCAAATCGGGCCTGATGCTGGGGCTCGGTGAAACGGATGAGGAAATCGTGGAAGTCATGCGCGACTTGCGCGCGCATCAGGTGGACATGCTCACGCTCGGTCAGTATTTGCAACCCAGCCTGCACCACCTGCCGGTGAAGCGCTATGTCACGCCGGACGCGTTCGCCAGTCTGCGCGATACCGCCCTTGGACTCGGCTTCAGTCAGGTCGCCTCAGGGCCGATGGTGCGTTCCAGCTACCATGCCGATTTGCAGGCGCAGGGAGTCTGAACAATCGTGCAGGAAGTGTGGAGGACGATGCAAGATCAAACTGACAGATGACCAAGATCGGTACGCCGCGCTAAGATTGCATCGTGTAAGGACTTGGTCAGAGGGACGCTGAAAAGAGGGACGCTGAAAGAGGCCCGCTGAGACCAGGCCCGCTGTCAGGAAAATGAGGGAATCAGGGCAAGACCAGCTTCACCACGGTCAGCAAAATCCCGATGAACAAAGCCACGCCAATCAAGCCAGCCACGACAACGTAGACGGGATTGAAAGACGTGGCGTCCTTTTCAAAATCCGCCCGACGGCGCAAGCCAACGAACGACCAGAAAATAGCGCCCAGCGTTGCAAAAAATGATTTATTTTTAGGCTTCGATTGTGTTGGTTCAGTCATGGTCAGGCCTTTCCCATAGAAGTAAAACAGTCCATCAGTATAACCATACCGGCATGGCGAGAACCGGCTTACGCCAATCGGCTTGCACCGTGCTTAACAGCACGTTCAAAAAGCAAAAAGCCCAACCGGTTAAAGTTGAGCTAAGCGCATGATTACATTGGTGCTGATGAGGCGAATCGAACACCCGACCTACTGATTACGAATCAGTTGCTCTACCAACTGAGCTACATCAGCGTGGGTTTGATTATACCCCAGCATCTTCACCAGGGCGGCGCGCTTGGCCGGCTCCTGCTCGGCGTCAATGGCCGAGGCAACGCCCCATTAATGCCCCAACACTCCCGGCGCTCGCCCTGAAAAAGCAGCAGCCAAATATCGTCCGGTATCAGTCGATTAGCGGTATGCCGTGGCCATAAACCCAGGGTCGCGCCTGACGGTCACGTTCCTGAAACTGCCTGATATCCGCCACCAGACGCAGAGTCTGATCGACTTCATCGAGCCCGGTCAGCAAGGCTTCGCGCTGGGTATCGGGCAGGGTAAATGCCAATCTACTACAAATAAGCAGCCGACAGCCCGCCTGCGCGAGTCTGTCGGCTTACCTTAATGACTTCGCTTAATAGCTTGGCAATTACTTAGCGACCAACGAGCAGCTGCCCTTGTTCATCGGTTGGTAAGCCAATTCACCGGGGATGGTTTTCAGGATTTTCATCAAATCCCATTCCGACTTGGATTCAGACGGTTTTTTAGCCTCAGCCAAATACATGTCATGCACCATACGGCCGTCTTCGCGAATCTTGCCCTTCTTGGCAAAGAAATCATTGATTTCCGTCGCCTTCATTTTTTGCATGACGACTTCTGCGTTATCCGTACCGGCCGCCTGAATCGACTTCAGGTAGTGCATCGTGGCCGAATACATACCTGCCTGAATCATGGTGGGCATCGACTTGTGCAGGGCATAGAAACGCTTCGACCAAGCACGAGTTTCCTCATTCATATCCCAGTAAAAGCCGGTCGTAAACAATAGACCCTGCGCGACATTGAGGCCCATGCCTTTCAGATCGGTATCAAACACCAGGAGCGTTGCCAGTTTCTGGCCGGACTTGGTCAAACCAAATTCAGCCGCACCGCGAACCGCATTTTGCGTATCTTTACCGGCATTCGCCAAACCGATCACTTTGGCCTTCGATGCTTGCGCTTGCAGCAAGAACGAGGAGAAATCATTAGCGCCGAGTGGATGTTTAATGGTGCCAAGCACTTTTCCACCCATGTCCTGTATCACCCGCGTCGTGTCTTTTTCCAGCGAATTACCGAAGGCATAATCGGCCGTCAGGAAAAACCAGGTGTCGCCGCCCGACTCCATGATGGCGCGACCAGTGCCGGTAGCCAGTGCATAAGTGTCATACACATAATGGACGCCATAGGCCGAGCATTCATTGTTGGTCAGCGCGGTGCTTGCCGATCCGGCAAAGATCATCACTTTCTTTTTGCTCGCGCCCAGTTTTTGCAGAGCAATCGCCGCAGCCGAATCGGTCGATTCAATAATCATGTCGACCTTGTCGCGGTCAATCCATTCCGAGGCGCGCGTCACCGCGATATCGACCTTGTTCTGATAGTCGGTCGACACCATTTCAATTTTCTTGCCGGCCACCTTGCCGCCGAAATCATCGATCGCCATCTTGACCGCAGTGACCGCACCAGGGCCGCCGTTAGCGGAATAGACGCCGGTCTTATCAACAATCACGCCAATCTTGACGATATCGTCCGTAAATAAGACGGGGGCTGGAACCGGAGCTTGGGCCTGGACATTGCCAGAAATTAAGCTGGTAAGTAATGCGCCAGATAAAGCACCAGAAAGGGCGAACTTGGATAAATGCATTGCGTCTCCTGTTTTTTATAGGTAAGCGATCTGAAGCAAGCAGCATCCGGAATGGACCGGTTTAGGTGCGACAAACTTCATCGACTAGCTGCTCCCTGAGCGGAGTACAGCAAACTGCGTGCCATCCGGCACGGGAAGGCGATCGCGCCCTTGTTGCGGAGAATTGGCGGAGAATTCGAGGAGCAAATCCGCCGGGAAGTGTCGTCGCTCTACGCGTTTATTGAAGACATGTGTCTGCGCAAACTACATTTATTGTTCGCGCAGACGAGTTGGACAGGGATTAATCGTCCGTCGCCGCAGGATTCATCTGGGCCAGTTTCTTGTACAGATAAGATCGGGAAATATGGAGACTCTCGGCAACTTTTTTCTTGTTACCGTTGAACGTCTGCATCGCCGTTTGAATGATTTCCGCCTCTACCTTGTCCTTCGCATGCTGCATGCTGCTCGCCTGCGGCGCTTTCTCTCCCGGCTCAACCAGAAGCGCGTAGCCAGACATGCCGGCCGCCTCGTCTTGAATGCTCTCCAGATCCCTGGGGCCAATCACATCGGTTTCGCAAAACACCGCCGCCCGCTCCACCGCATGCTGCAGTTGACGGACATTGCCCGGCCAGGGCCTGCTTTGCAGCAGCAGCACCGCCTCCGGGTCCAGCACTTTGGGCTTGCTTCCATGCCGTTGCGCGAAATGCGCCAGAAAAACTTCGGCCAGCTCGGGAATATCTTCCAGCCGGTCGCGCAGCGGCGGCAAACGCAAAGTAATCGTGCTGATGCGGTAGAACACATCCAGCCGGAAACTGCCGTTGGCGATCATGCTCTTGAAATCGCGATTGCTCGCCGAAATCAAACGGAAATCGGAGCGCTTGGCGCGGTCGCCGCCGACGCGCTCAAAGCTGCCATCCTGCAACACCCGCAGTAGCTTGACCTGAATGTCGGGCGGCATATCGCCGATCTCATCGAGGAACAGCGTGCCACGATCGGCCGCTTCAAATTTGCCCTGTCGCCCCTTGCGGTCGGCACCAGTGAACGCACCGGCCTCATAGCCGAACAGCTCACTCTCGACCAGATTGGCAGGCATGGCCGCCGCATTGACCAACACCAGCGGATTGCCGCTGCGTGGGCTCAACAAGTGAATCGCATGGGCCACCAGTTCCTTGCCGGTGCCGCTTTCGCCAACCAACAAGACCGGCACATCAAGCGGCGCCACCTTCACGATATCAGCCTTGAGCTTTTTCACCGCGGCACTGGAACCAATGATCTGATCCAGTCCATAACTGCGATTGCGTATGCCGGACAGTTCGCGCTCATAAAAGCTGACCTGCTTGCGCAGACGGCCGATCTCGTCGCTCATTTCGTGGATCGCATCCGGCCCCTTGAACATCACCTGGCCGATAGCGCCGACACGGCGTGCCTGACGGTCAAAAATAGGTGTGCGCCGAACCACGCGGCTAGTGCCATGCATTTCCTGTAACTGCCCGATTTCCGGCTTGCCGCTGATAGCCACTTCATGCAGATGCGTATTCTCAATCACCTCGGTCACATGCTTGCCGATGGCTTCCAGATGCTTGATGTTGAAGAATTTTTCATGGACCGGGCTCAGATAGCGAACCAGGCCCTTGCTGTCGACCACCGTCATGGCCTCGAACGGATTAGTGATCAGGTGACGCATGATGTCCGTCGCAAAATCGACGCTGCCAAAAAATTCCAGCAGTGCCGTATCCGGCTCGTTATCGAAGATCAAAAAACAGCCGACGCCCGGCGTGTCCGCATAAAAACAGGTCAGCGCGCGTGCCGCGCCCTCCAGCATGAACAGACGTGGAATCGGCATGCTGATGCGTTTGGTCCATTTGGCCGCCAGCGGCTGCGATACCAGAATGCTATGCGCCAGACCGGAGTTCACCATCACCGTATTGTTGTCATCAATGACCAGTATGCCCATGGTGTCACGCTTCATCGTGCCCTCTTTTCTTTATTAGGACTTGCGCAAAAGCCCGCTGGCGTTGTTGCATCGGCTTGCCGTGCTACTCGCACTGCCAGCGGCAATGCGCCTATCCAGCGGGCTTTTGCGCAAGTCCTGTTTATGTACGGCTGTATTCGGAGAAAAAAACACTGTCCTTGATAAGTACACTTGATTCAGAAACTGTCGGCCATGAATGCACAAAAGCAGCATAAAGGCAGCACAACGGCCCCGAATGTACCAGCTTATGGGGCAATGCGTACTTGGCACAGGATTTGCGATAGAAGGCATATTGTCCGAGACCAAGTTATGACTCCATTCGATTTTCTTCCTGCCCCCGATTCCAACGACGGCCTGCACATGCTGGCCGGGATTACCGTCATTGACCTCACTACTTCGGTCGCCGGTCCGTATGCCACGCAACTACTGGCAGACATGGGTGCCACCGTCATCAAGGTCGAGAAACAATTGGCCGGCGACGACGCCCGTGCATGGGGCCCCCCCTTCCTGCATGAAGAATCGCTCTGGTTCCTCAGCGTCAATCGCAACAAGCAAAGCGTCACACTCGACATCAGCTGCGAACGCGGCAGCGCAGTGCTGGACCAGTTGATTGCCAGCGCCGATGTACTGGTCGTCAATCTGGGCGGCCGCACACAGGAAAAGCTGGGCGTCGATTACGCCCGCCTTGCAGCCCTTCATCCGGCGCTGATTCATGTATCGCTGACCGGCTTCGGTCTGCTCGGCGCGCGCGGCGACCTGCCCTGCTACGACCTGATTGCCGAAGGCTATTCCGGCGTCATGGACCTGACCGGCGAACCAGACAACGCGCCACAGAAAGTCGGCACCCCCGCCGCCGACCTGCTTGCCGGACAAGACGCCGCCATGGCCGTGATGGCCGCGCTGCTTGAGCGCCATCGCACCGGGCGCGGCAAACAAATCGATATCTCGATGGTGCGCAGCATGACGCGCTTCATGGCACCACGCATCGTGCCTTATCTCGGCGCTGGCGAAGCCATCACCCGCTCGGGCGGGCGCGACTCAGTCATCGCCATCTATCAGGTATTCCAGACCGCCGACCTGCCGCTGACCTTGGGACTGGGCAACAACGCCATCTGGCAGCGGTTCTGGAAAGCGGTGGGTGAGCCGGACTTTGGCAATGACCCACGCTTTTCCAGCAATCAGCAGCGACGTGAGTATCGGCCTGAAATTGTGGCCAGAATTAGCGCCCTCCTGGCGCAGAAAAACCGCAAGCAATGGCTGGAGATTCTGAGCGCGCAGCGCATACCGGCAGGCCCCATCAACCGGGTCGATGAAGTCGTGCAAGACCCTGAGCTAATAAAAGAAGGACTTTTTTATTCCGCGCAGACCGCCAAAGGCAAGGTGCCGCAGGTGGGCCTCGGCATAGGATTCGACGGCAAGACCCAAGTCCACCGCAGCCCGCCGCCGGTGCTGGGCGAACATACACGCACCGTATTACAGGACCGTCTTGGCATGTCTGCTGACGAAATAACAGCATTGCTTAATGATGGCATCATCTGATAGCCGTATCAGGGCTTACGCAAAAGGCCACTGGCTAGCCGCATTGCCGCAGACAGTGCAAGCGCACGGCAAGGCGATGCAGCAAGGCCAGCTGTTTTTTGCGCAAATCCTGCCTATTTGATTCAAGGAGAAACACATGGAATTCAAAGAAATAATTTACGAAGAAGACGGCCCTATCGGCACCATCACCATGAACCGGCCCGAAGACGGCAATATGTTTACGCCGCTGATGTGCCATGAAATTCGCGACTGCATCAATGCAATCCGGCGCGAAACCCGCACCCGCGTCATCGTCCTGACCGGTGCCGGCGACAAGTTCTTCTGCCTCGGCGGCCGCAAAGAAGGCATGGAAGATACCCAGCTCTATGCCGGTGTCCTGCCAGTGCTGGATATGTATGAAAGCATAGACCGCCTGCAAAAGCCCGTCATTGCCTCCGTCAATGGTTTCGCCGTCGGCGGCGGCAATGTGCTGCAAGTCATTTGCGACATCACTATCGCCAAAGAGAGTGCCACTTTCCGCCAGGTCGGTCCGATAGTGGGCAGCTTTGATGCTGGCTATGGCACCTGGTACCTGGAAGATCTGGTCGGTAAAAAGCGTGCCAAGGAAATCTGGTTCTGCAATCCAAAAATGACGGCGCAGGAAGCCATGTCGATCGGTCTGATCAATAAGGTCGTGCCGGATGCGGACCTCAAAGAAGAAACCCGCAAGCTGGCACTGCAAATCGCCGACCGTGGCGCATTCGCGCTGGCCTCGATCAAAGCGGCATTCAGTGCGCGTCATGGCGGCGTGGGCGGACTATCGCGCATGACGCATGACTTGTTGCTGCCCGGCTATCTCGGCACCGACGAGCATGCGGAACTGGCCGAGTCCTTTGCCCAGCGTCGCAGTCCTGACACGTCTAAATTCGGCAAATAAGCAGAAAATAAGCAGCAAGCAAGCAGTAAATAAGCAACAAGTAACCGGCAAGCAACCACGACTGACACCGACACCATGCAGAACATTCT harbors:
- a CDS encoding enoyl-CoA hydratase-related protein, with the translated sequence MEFKEIIYEEDGPIGTITMNRPEDGNMFTPLMCHEIRDCINAIRRETRTRVIVLTGAGDKFFCLGGRKEGMEDTQLYAGVLPVLDMYESIDRLQKPVIASVNGFAVGGGNVLQVICDITIAKESATFRQVGPIVGSFDAGYGTWYLEDLVGKKRAKEIWFCNPKMTAQEAMSIGLINKVVPDADLKEETRKLALQIADRGAFALASIKAAFSARHGGVGGLSRMTHDLLLPGYLGTDEHAELAESFAQRRSPDTSKFGK